Genomic segment of Syntrophorhabdus sp.:
TTTGCCAGCCCATCGATAAGGCCCGCCGCGTCGAGGTCGGCCACAAACCTCAACGTCGATGAATCCATCCTGACCGCCTCACTGTATGGATGATAGTGCGACATGTCCGAGGAGACGACGAGAAGCACTTTCCCTCTGTGCTGCTTGAGGATCGTCGCGAGGGAGTCGGAGAGCGTCTCCATGTCCTTTCTTTCCAGGGCTCCCGTGAGAAGAGGAACGATCTTGAAGTCTTTCAATGTCCGCTGGAGAAAGGGAAGCTGTACCTCGAGGGAGTGTTCCTCGTCGAAGGCGCCGGGATTGTCCTTCACGGCCCCGCAGAGGGACGCCACCTTCCTGCCCATGGCGGTGTCGACAGGCACCTTTCCCAGGGGCGTCTCCCAGGTGCCCGACGGGTAGAGGGCTATGCCGCTGAAGGAACTGCGATGACTGGGCCCGAGGAGGATCACCGTCGTTATGCCCTTTCCCCTGGCGGCGTTGTACGAGTAGGCGGCCGTCTTTCCCGAATAGATATACCCCGCGTGAGGGGCGATAACGGCAAACACGCCCGGGGGCACATCGCCCACCCGCTCGGCGTCCCTCAGGTACCCGTCCACCACGGTCTGCAGGGACACGCTGTCCGCGGGGTAGAATGAGCCCGCGAAGACAGGTTTCTTCACCGGGGCTGCGGATCGCGCGAGCGCCGCGCCTGCCGCCGCGACAAGAACACAGGCGGTAAACACCGCCGTGAGGGCCAGGACAGCAAAGCCTTTGTTCGCATGTGTCCTTCTCATGTCGCCCATATCCCTCCTATCTTTGTCCCGCATGAGGGGCACGCGCCGTTCTTGAGGGTCACGTTGAGGACGTTGTACCCCGATCTCTGGATGAGGATCGTCTTGCATTTCGGACAGTAGGTGTTCTCTCCGGGGTGGCCCGGGACGTTCCCGATGTAGACGAACTGAAGTCCCGCTTCGAAGCCCACGTCGCGGGTCCTCTCAAGCGTTTTCACCGATGTGGGGGAGATCCCCGTCAGTTTGTACATGGGGTAGAAGCGGGAGAAGTGGACGGGCACATCCCGTCCGACCTCTTTCACGACCCACCGGCACATCTCCCTCACCATCTTCTCGTCATCGTTGTACCCTTCTATGACGAGGTTCGTGATCTCAACCCATACACCGGACCGCTTGAGCGTCTTTATCGTGGCGAGCACGGGTGCGAGCCTGCCTTCGCAGAGCTTGCCGTAAAAGTCTTCGGAGAAGCCCTTCAAGTCTACATTGATGGCGTCCATGTGCCTGGACAGGGCCTTCAGGGGTTCGGGGTTGATGTAGCCGTTGGAGTGCGCGACGTTCAGGATGCCCCGCCCGCGGGCGGCCTTCGCCGTGTCGAACATGTATTCGTAGAAGTTCGTCGGCTCCGTGTATGTGTAGGCGATACTTTTGCAATCCTTTTGGGCGGCTGCCGCGGCGAGGTCCTTCGGCGGCAGGGTGACGTTGGTGGTTTCGAGGGGTGATACCTGAGAGATCTGCCAGTTCTGACAGAACCGGCACCGGAAATTGCAGCCGGCGCTTGCCACGGAGAGGGAGTACGTCCTGGGAAGGACGTGGAAGAATGGTTTCTTTTCCACGGGATCGATATGCACCGCGCAGGGCGAGCCGTAGCCGAGGGAATAGAGCTTGCCGGAGATGTTCCTGCGGGCGCGGCAGAAGCCCGTGGCACCGTCGGGAAGCGTGCAGCGGCGGGGGCACAGCAGGCACTCG
This window contains:
- the amrB gene encoding AmmeMemoRadiSam system protein B translates to MRRTHANKGFAVLALTAVFTACVLVAAAGAALARSAAPVKKPVFAGSFYPADSVSLQTVVDGYLRDAERVGDVPPGVFAVIAPHAGYIYSGKTAAYSYNAARGKGITTVILLGPSHRSSFSGIALYPSGTWETPLGKVPVDTAMGRKVASLCGAVKDNPGAFDEEHSLEVQLPFLQRTLKDFKIVPLLTGALERKDMETLSDSLATILKQHRGKVLLVVSSDMSHYHPYSEAVRMDSSTLRFVADLDAAGLIDGLAKRENELCGATAVAASMMAAAKLGAQAQVLHYTNSGDTAGDRTRV
- the amrS gene encoding AmmeMemoRadiSam system radical SAM enzyme, producing the protein MPFVLGAGTNVHAQTSGPAFHEALYYRKTGSTKDVECLLCPRRCTLPDGATGFCRARRNISGKLYSLGYGSPCAVHIDPVEKKPFFHVLPRTYSLSVASAGCNFRCRFCQNWQISQVSPLETTNVTLPPKDLAAAAAQKDCKSIAYTYTEPTNFYEYMFDTAKAARGRGILNVAHSNGYINPEPLKALSRHMDAINVDLKGFSEDFYGKLCEGRLAPVLATIKTLKRSGVWVEITNLVIEGYNDDEKMVREMCRWVVKEVGRDVPVHFSRFYPMYKLTGISPTSVKTLERTRDVGFEAGLQFVYIGNVPGHPGENTYCPKCKTILIQRSGYNVLNVTLKNGACPSCGTKIGGIWAT